Below is a window of Zygosaccharomyces rouxii strain CBS732 chromosome C complete sequence DNA.
ATTATGCTCGACTACGTTCTACTATACAGAAACCATTAATGGCATCACTGATCCAACCTAAAAGCATATTGAACTTTTCACGTCCAATTCGAAACGTTGTTGGTGGCAAGAGGTTTTTTACTCAAACAAGTTTATTGAAATCTTTCACTGGCGAGTCTGGAGATAGATACGTGCGTTTAAATCGCTTCCAACAGTTTCAACCAGGTGGTGGACAGGGATCCAATTCGTTGACGGGATTAACATTGTTTGCATTGGCACTTATGACAGGTATTTATTTTGTGAGTCCCTATCTGTTTACATATGTACCGCCATTCACATATTTTAGACGAAATCCTAGTCATATGGTATATGGTATATTGGGGTTAAATTTAGCGGTATTTGGATTATGGCAATTCCCACGTTATTGGAGATTCCTACAGAGGTATATgttattggaaaagaacTACGTCTACAGTAAGTGGTCACTCATTGGAAGTGCATTTTCAcatcaagaattttggCATTTAGGTATGAATATGTTAGCGCTATGGTCATTTGGTACATCCTTATCCTATATGATTGGTGCGTCGAactttttttcactttatATGAATTGTGCCATTTCTGGTTCGTTATTTTCACTTTGGTATCCCCGTATTGCAAAAATAATGTTAATGGGACCTAGTTTGGGTGCAAGTGGAGCCCTGTTTGGTGTTATGGGGTGCTTCTCATTTTTGATACCCAATGCCCAAATTTTACTGTTCGTTTTCCCTATACCTGGTGGTGCATGGATTGCGTTTTTAGGTAGTACAGTTTGGAATGCCGCCGGTTGTTTCCTTAGATGGGGTTCATTCGATTACGCTGCACATTTAGGTGGATCGGTCATCGGTGTACTCTATGGATGGTACATCGCTCAACAgtcaaagaaaagaagagaacGCCAATTGCAAGGATCTCATAGATGGTTTTAAcgtatttttttttcgttccTCGTATGTGTTAATATTTATCCCATTAATCTCTATTATCTAAAAATTCCTCTCTAACGATAAAATATCCATCTTTACGCATACTAGCTCTGCTTGTACTATCCCAAGATCCACTAATTTCCGCAAGTTCGGAGTTCTTGCCGCTATTCGCCCTAACAATAAGATCTCCATAACTCAAAGTTGCATTTTCTCTTGGTAAAAGTCTTGCATATTTGACATTCAGTGAATCGTCTAAATCTGTGTCATGCAAAATGTTGATAAATGAAATCTGTTCGCTTAAATTCCtttgaattctttcaatATCGGCACCTTTCGTAGGCAATCCTGACAGttttaaaagttttagaACAGTTTCTCGAGGTGGAACCGGTAATTCAC
It encodes the following:
- the PCP1 gene encoding rhomboid protease PCP1 (similar to uniprot|P53259 Saccharomyces cerevisiae YGR101W PCP1 Mitochondrial serine protease required for the processing of various mitochondrial proteins and maintenance of mitochondrial DNA and morphology belongs to the rhomboid-GlpG superfamily of intramembrane peptidases), with product MAELVEVSLPTLQTLTIFKQIRTLIMIGIGGASSRFIRSFNNPFFTSNYARLRSTIQKPLMASLIQPKSILNFSRPIRNVVGGKRFFTQTSLLKSFTGESGDRYVRLNRFQQFQPGGGQGSNSLTGLTLFALALMTGIYFVSPYLFTYVPPFTYFRRNPSHMVYGILGLNLAVFGLWQFPRYWRFLQRYMLLEKNYVYSKWSLIGSAFSHQEFWHLGMNMLALWSFGTSLSYMIGASNFFSLYMNCAISGSLFSLWYPRIAKIMLMGPSLGASGALFGVMGCFSFLIPNAQILLFVFPIPGGAWIAFLGSTVWNAAGCFLRWGSFDYAAHLGGSVIGVLYGWYIAQQSKKRRERQLQGSHRWF
- the GTF1 gene encoding glutamyl-tRNA(Gln) amidotransferase subunit F (similar to uniprot|P53260 Saccharomyces cerevisiae YGR102C Hypothetical ORF), coding for MLQTFPRVAKCVRAYSSKPTLGPKFQSLDEIKEYIFKDTISANEFLTQSERAKDRELPVPPRETVLKLLKLSGLPTKGADIERIQRNLSEQISFINILHDTDLDDSLNVKYARLLPRENATLSYGDLIVRANSGKNSELAEISGSWDSTSRASMRKDGYFIVREEFLDNRD